A genomic stretch from Bradyrhizobium sp. 195 includes:
- a CDS encoding class II aldolase/adducin family protein: MSPAEARLKEVPSDMTEAEWQQRVNLAACYRLVALYGWDDLVDTHISARVPGPEHHFLINPYGLMFDEITASSLVKVDLHGNQLSESEYTINPAGFTIHSAIHEVREDAICVLHLHTLDGTAVSSSAEGLLPLNQTAQLVTHDLAYHDYEGIALDHDERPRLQKDLGDHNHMLLRNHGTLTVGRSVASAFERMYHLERACSMQVRTRALGTPVYPVEEIAIEKNTELLANRDRAELRATNLVWPPLLRKLDRELPGYRS, encoded by the coding sequence ATGTCGCCAGCGGAAGCGCGCCTGAAGGAAGTGCCGTCTGATATGACGGAGGCTGAGTGGCAGCAACGGGTCAATCTCGCCGCCTGCTATCGCCTGGTCGCGCTGTACGGCTGGGACGATCTGGTCGACACCCATATCTCCGCGCGCGTGCCGGGCCCCGAGCATCACTTTCTCATCAACCCTTATGGGCTGATGTTCGACGAGATCACCGCGTCGAGCCTCGTCAAGGTCGATTTGCACGGCAATCAGCTGTCCGAGAGCGAATACACCATCAACCCGGCCGGCTTCACCATCCATTCGGCGATCCACGAGGTGCGCGAGGACGCGATCTGCGTGCTGCATCTCCACACCCTCGACGGCACCGCGGTGTCGAGCAGCGCGGAAGGCCTGTTGCCGCTGAACCAGACCGCCCAGCTCGTCACCCACGACCTTGCCTATCACGACTACGAAGGCATCGCGCTCGACCACGACGAGCGGCCGCGGCTGCAGAAGGATCTCGGCGACCACAACCACATGCTCTTGCGCAACCACGGCACGCTGACCGTCGGCCGCTCGGTCGCCTCCGCCTTCGAGCGCATGTATCACCTCGAGCGCGCCTGCTCGATGCAGGTGCGCACGCGCGCACTCGGCACGCCGGTCTATCCGGTCGAGGAGATTGCGATCGAGAAGAACACCGAGCTGCTCGCCAACCGCGATCGCGCCGAGCTGCGCGCCACCAACCTCGTGTGGCCGCCGCTGCTGCGCAAGCTCGACCGCGAGTTGCCGGGTTACCGGTCTTGA